A segment of the Aureliella helgolandensis genome:
CAATCTTTCCTTGGTCTCGCACCGAAGTGATGCCGGGAATCCGCTTCAGTTCCAAGTGGAGGGCGGCCGTCTCACCGAGATCGCGGTTGACCTTCAGTTGAACGCTATTGACCACCCGAGTTTCCCCGATCAAGCGACTTAGGAATTCTAAATTCGCATAGGAGGAAACACCAAAGTATCCGTCCGAGATTTGGGAAACCACGACGTCGACTGGTCGCTTGTCGCCCTGACTGGGGATCATGGTTAGCGAATCGCCTAAGGTGGCATGCAGTTTCTCAGCCATCGTTTTCCCGAGCACGATGCCATGGTCCGGGATCCGTATGGGATTCCCCATTCGATCGTAAGGAACGGTCAGGGTGGGCTGGGAACGCAGCCCGGTGATGGATGTCTTGTCGTGGTAGGGACCATGGTACAGGGTGCAGGGGACATCCAGACGCGGTTCGACCAGGTCCACAGCGGGGAACGCGGCTATCTCATGCAGAACGTCGATCGAGGTTTCCTTGGCCAGTACTAAATCAATGTCGCTGCGAGCAATCTTGTCGTACTGAAACTCGACCAGAAAATCTTGGGCTTTCATCATCATCAGGCCGCCCACCAGCAGGCCGCCACCCATGGCAGAAGCGAAAACTCCTACAGACGAGCGAATGCGATTGCGCAGGACGCTTCGGAGGGTGATTCGCCAAGCGGCAGTCAGCGAGCTCCAGAGCCAGGTCAGTCGCTCCAGCAAAATGCGGCCTCCAGAGCGTGGGGCGGCTGGTCGCATAGCGGCGGCAGGCTGAAGCTGCAGGGCGGATCGGGCTCCCAGCAGACTTCCTGATACGGAACAAAGAATACTGACAAGAATTCCCAACAACATCACCGGCCAATGAAACCCACTGCGTAGATCTGGGAATTCATAGATCTCGCGATAAGCGGTCGTCATCCCAAACGAAGCCAGGTATCCCAGTGAGGCTCCTGCGATACCTCCCAAGACACCGACAAACAGTCCCAGTTGAAGGAAATGAAAGAAGACCTGAGAGTGGCTGTAACCCAGCGCCTTGAGCGTGCCGATTACAGTGCGTTGCTGCTGGGAAAGACGCGTCATTAGAACGTTTAGAATCAGAGAGGCGACGACCAGAAAGACAGCCGGCAGGATCTTGGCCATTGAGCCTAAGCCATCGATCTCACTCATCACGAACTGATTGGAAATTTGCTCCTTGAGCGGTGAGGAGGCAGCGACTCCAAAATCGTCAAGTCGACTCTCGAGCTGCTGCAGGATGGTCAGCGGTGAGAGGCCAGAATTGGGTGAGAAACGCCCCACGATTTGGTTTGCAGCGTCCTGGAAATTGAAGACATCCTCAGCAAACGTCTGCTTGACGTAAAAGACGCCAAATTGCTTGGGGTCGGGCATGATGGAGCCTGGTCCCAACAGGTACGTGAACTCACTGCTGATCGCAGTACCCACGATGGTGAGTGCTTGCCGGCGCTTATTGAGCAGCAAATGGATCGTCTGGCCGGGGTACAAATTGTGTTCCCGAGCAAATTTCTCATTCACGATAACCTGATTGGCCAATTCGTCGGTGAAATAATCACCCTGGCGAATAACGATATCATTCAGAATCGGGGCGCGACGATCAGGAAGGGAGACGACCAGGCCATTGATCGTTTGCGGGGAGTTTTCTAGGTCAACGGTTGCTGAGAATTGAATGCGGGACTGGATTTCAGAGACTCCGTCCACGCGAGCAAGTTGAGGGACTTCGACCGAGGGGACTTTTTTGACCGTGATCCAAAAATCGGCCATCCGACACTGCTGGTAATAGCTGTGCTTGGCATAGGTTAAATTGAGGAAGGCAGATTGCATCGTGACAAGCGTCATGATGCCTATTGCAATAATGCTGGCAATCGCCAGCATCAGGCCCTTGGTGCGATAGAAGTCGCGGAGCAATTTGGTGTGTAGAACACTCACCACTGAACCTCTTCCGGAGGCCGACGGTGTGCATTGACGACGACATCTTGGACTTCTCCCGAACGCAAGTGCACTACTCGATGGGCCACTGCCGCCAACGCCGCGTTGTGAGTGATGATTACCAGCGTGGTTCCCATTTTTTCATTCAAGTCGATCAACAAGCGGAGCACGGTTTTGCCGGTCTCGAAATCGAGAGCTCCGGTCGGTTCATCGCACAGGAGAAGCTTAGGGCGTTTGGCAATCGCTCGCGCAATGGCGACCCGTTGCTGTTCACCCCCAGAAAGCTGAGCGGGAAAGTGGTCGGAGCGATCGGTCAGACCGACGAGCTCGAGGGCTTCGCTGGCATCCATGGGGTTGGCCGAAATTTCGGTCGTGACCAGCACGTTTTCCAACGCCGTGAGGTTCGGGACCAAGTTGTAGAACTGGAATACGAACCCAACTTCATCGCGGCGGTACTTCGTCAACATCTTGCGATTGGCGGTGGAGAGGTTGAGCTCTTGGTAGAGCACTGTGCCCTCGGAGGGCTGGTCGAGCCCACCGACCAAATTCAGGATCGTCGACTTTCCGGAGCCACTTGGACCGACAATTGCCAAGCACTCCCCCTGTCGTATCTCCAGATCGATCCCCTTTAGTACATGAACTGAGACTTGGCCCATCGTGAATCTACGGTGCACGTGCTGCAGTTTCAGCAGGGTTGGTAGAGTCGTCATGCTTTCGGATTTCAACGTGCGTCCTTTCAATGCAGGGAAGTGCCCTTCCTGATTTTACCTGCGGAAACTCTGCAACGCGAACGGCGAGTGCTTCGTCCAACGTCAACCTTCGCTCGCTGTAGTACTCGCTGGGGCACGGGGATTCTTGGTGAAGAGCTTGCACGATCACTCAAGATTCTCCACTCAACGCCACAAGTTCTGCTAGCATTCGGGTTCCGCTAGTACACGGGGATGTTGTTCCAATCGAATGGTGACTAGTTCAACCTGCCAGCAGCGATAGCACGGTTCCACGGTTAGGGACACACAAGCATGCAACCCGAATATGGAATCGAGGTGAAGCCAGACCCAGCATGGGGTGGAAGAGAGCCTAGGGCTGCGTTCCTGAGGAGCTGTCGGTCAACATTTGCTGGCGGAGGGCGGCTAGGCCGCGTTTGAGCAAGCCAGCCACCGCCATCTCAGACTTGTCCATCGCCTCGGCGATTTGCTTCAGGGACTGGCCTTCGACGTATCGCAAGCGGAGTGCTTCGCGTTGAGTTTCGGGAAGCTGTTCTAGGCAGTTGGCGAGATAAACGCCAGCTTCATCCCGCATCATCCGTTGGCTGGGAGAGGTGGTTTCGGCGGGGGCCAGATCGGTGAACGCGGGACGACTATCGGTCGGATTGTTGGAGACCTCGCGGCCCGCCGATCGCTTCTGGGTGTAGAGATGTCTCTGGTGCGCCGAGGAGACATTGTTGCGGAGGATGTGCCGCAGCCAACCTAACAGCTCTTCGATGTGCTGGCCACGAAAGTTTGGGAGATCGCGCTGGGCTTCGAGAAAAGTGATCTGCACGACATCGGCAGGATCCAAGCGGCCTCGCAATCGGCTGTCGAGGTATCGCGACGCCAGGACGCTCAAATAGGCGCGATAGTCCTCCAACAATTCGCCCAGCGCTTCGGCGTCGCCGGTCTGAGCAGCTTCGAGTAGTTGTTGATGACGCATGCGGCTCACGGGAACAGATCACTCTCGCTATGAAAACGTGTGGGACATTTAGGGAGTCAAACACGGGGGCGGCCCGTACCAGCCCTCTTTTTCAAGGGCGCTTCCTGCCAGTCCAGTGGAAATCAAGTCAGAAAATAGGGGTGAGGTTTGCAGGGCTGATAGGCGCATCGGATCGCGATCTTCAAACCAACGCAGAAGTTGGGGCGCGACCAAGCTCTTGATCAGGTGCCCAGCTTCCATATCGGATCGCAAGTAAAATGCGATGGTGGTTGGAGAAGCGGTGCGTGGGATCTCCTCCGCGGTGTAACCCGCCGCAAAACGGGAAACGCTCCCAAGGAGGGAATTGGACTGTCCGATTCCTACTAGCATGGCTGCTCGCGCGCTCTTCCAGCGCCCAATACTCTTCCAATTTGGCAAATTTACCAATTTCAGTGGGCGTTGGCAGAAATTTCCACCAAAGGTTCCGAGAATCTGAGGACGCCCCAGAACTAATGCTTGAGCATAAGCCATTTCGGGAAAGCCATTGTCGACGATTCCAATCTTTTGAAAATTGGAGTCGTTCAATATATTCGTGGGTGTATGAATCGTGTCCAGACACCCCAGCCCCAAAGCGTCCAAATTCCGCTTGGCTCCGGGAGCAATTTCGGTGGTCGGATAGGGCAATTCGATCCCGGCTCGCTCAAAAGGAATGCGAATCAGATTGGTGCAACTGGCGCTGGGCTGTCCCCAGCTGTCCGGAAAGCGACCGCCACGCGGAATGCGTCGCGACTGGAAGTCGAACGCAATGGTTTCTAGTTCGTCGAGTTGCCGGCTCAGCCGAGGACCGACATCGGCGGGCAAGTCTGTCGGTCGGACCCATTCGGAATACCAACTGAAATTCGGGTTCAGGCCGGTCGTGATCGGCACGCTACGCCATCCCCCTTCGTAGATTTCAATGAGTGAGGGCTGGATCAAGGGCTGCGCCCGGCCGGGCGATGCGACGCGTCGGCTGACGTAGAGCATGGCGTGGGGAGCGAGGCCAGGCTGTGTCAGAAAGCTGTCAAAAATCCCGTCCCCCGGATGATTCAATTCGAAGATGCCAATATCTCCCGAGCGGAGCTCTACACCCCGAATTCGGATGTGATCTGGATCCCCATCCACGAACTGAACCTGTCCCATGGCCGGATTCTGCAACCAGGAGATCGGATCGAGTCGGCTCGTGCCGCGGCTGGGACGCATCCGCCCAATGGGCGGCGGGCCAAGCAACCGGCACGCCTTACCGCTGGGGTCCAAACGCGCCACTGTAGCGTGCAGGATTGGGGCATACGCCGCGTACTCCGCCAGAGTGGCGGCCAATTCCACGGCAGTCTGCCGAGTTCCCCAACGGGTCTGGTTCTCCTGCAGAGTCTTTACACCCCAGTCGGGAATCAGTGATTTGACATGCGGAATGAGTCGCAGCAGGCTTCGATACTCGGCCGTCGAATGCAATTTGCTAGCTTCGCTCTCAAGCAGGAACGCCATGACTTGCTTGGCGAAAAGCGATCGCAGGAGTCGTAGTTCTACCAACCTCGGAGCGTCGACCTGGCCCGCGGCCTGATGGTAGCGGTGATTGACTCGAAGGATGTGCCCCAGCTTCCCGTCGCGTTGAAAATACTCCCGCCACGATTCGCAACTGTCCATCAAACAGCTTGGATCCAACTGAAGAGACTCTACACTTGCCATTTTCAAGACCTCGAACACGTTGATCAATTGAAGCGTACTCTCGACAGCTCATCACAAAACTCGGGCCATTCAACTTCGTTTGTCCGGTTGGCAGTGAGTGATCGCTGAACAGTCATAACACTTTGGGGGGAGAGCCCCGCAGGCTCGCAGCAAAAACAGTACCGAACTCTCAAGCAACGCTTGCCCCTGGGCGGGGTGAACAAGAGGTCCTCGGTTTGTCGCGTTGCAGCTATAATGAATCAGGGTCTCGGTTGTACGCGGCGCACCTCGGCTGATTGTGGCGGTTCTGCAGTTGCCCATTGTTAGAAAACTCAATTGTTGGAAAAACAAGGAAAGTAAACGTAACATGTACCTTCGGATGGCAAAGCGGCTAGCCTGGGAGACCGACAAACGCCTACTTTGGAAGGCAGTCTACCAAGCTGGATGGAAGGGGCTGCGGAGTGTCCAAAAGCACAAAAAGAGACTCAAAAAAGGTGAGTTTTTCCCTCCATTTCTCTATATCTCGATTATCAATAGCTGCAATCTTCGCTGCCAAGGTTGCTGGGTCGACGTGTCGGCCAAGCAGACCAAGATTGATATCGCCGCGCTGAATCGCACCGTTAATGAAGCCAAGGCGATGGGAAACGCGTTTTTCGGCATTTTGGGGGGTGAACCTTTTCTCCACAAAGAGCTGCTCGACTTCCTGGAAGGTCAGCCCGACGCTTACTTCCAAGTCTTTACCAACGGGCATTTTATTACCGACGAAGTCGCCAAACGACTTCGGAAAATGGGCAATGTCACGCCGCTGATTAGCGTCGAGGGCTCGGAGATCGTGAGCGACGAACGACGCGGGCGGGCAGACGTGCTTAACCAGACGATGCAGGGTATTCAAAACTGCCTCAACAACAAAGTTCTGACCGGCGTGTGCACCAGCATCTGCCGTACGAACATTGATGATCTATTGCACCAACGGTGGGTGGACGCGCTCATCGAAATGGGGGTGATGTATTGCTGGTTCCATGTCTATCGACCGATGGGGCCCGAGCCTATGCCTGAATTGGCGTTAAATCCGGAGCAATTGCGGCGGGTGCGGCAATTCGTGGTCGACACGCGAGCCACCAAGCCGATCGTTGTGATTGACGCTTATCACGATGGCGCAGGACAGGCCCTTTGTCCGGCTGCGACGGGATTCACGCACCATGTTGGGCCAGCGGGGGACATTGAACCCTGCCCGATTATTCAATTGGCCACCGAGAGCATCTATGACGAGCGGCCGTTGAAAGAGACGTTCAACAACAGTGAGTTCTTGAGGGATTTTCGAGAGTTGGCGGCCGAGCACACGCGGGGCTGCGTCGTGTTGGAGCGTCCCGATCTGTTGGTGGAATTGGCTAAGAAGCACAACGCTCGCGATACCACTCAGCGGAAGACGTCGATCGCGGAACTGGAGGCGACGGTTCCGCGTCGCTCTCAGTATGTACCCGGCGGCGAAATTCCGGAACGAAGTTGGGCTGTCCGCTTCGCCAAGTGGATCGCCTTCAACGATTTCGGGACGTACACTCAACACTTCAAAGCCGAAAACTGGGTGGATCCAGAAAATGTCGCCACGCAGCCACCTGCAGGCAAGTTGCAATTGCCAGTTGTCACCAAAGATCGTTGAGCAGTATGTCGGGAAGACCCTTGGAGATGCCTGCGGTACTTGAGCAGGTTATGTTGGCGGATCAATTTCGATTGCGCAAGGCGTGGGAGCGATTGCAAGCGGGGCGCGAAAGGGATGCGACCGCAGCGCAGGAAAAGTGGCAAGCTCGGGCAATTGCCTCGGCGGAGCGTCGCGCCCGCCGGGAGGCCAGTTTACCCGCACTGACATTTGACCCCGAACTACCCATTACCGCGCATCGCGAGGAGATTATCGAGCTGCTAAAAACGCGGCAGACGATCGTCGTTTGTGGCGAAACGGGGTCCGGCAAGAGTACGCAGTTGCCCAAACTCTGTCTCGAAGCGGGCTTGGGGATTCGCGGTACTATTGGTCACACGCAACCACGTCGATTGGCGGCCCGCGCCGTATCGAGCCGCCTTGCCGAAGAATTGGGGAGCCGCGTTGGCGAGTTGGTGGGCTTCAAGATACGCTTCACCGATACCACTCAAGGGGAAACGCTGGTCAAGCTCATGACCGACGGGGTCCTACTGGCGGAAACGCAAAGCGATCGATATCTGGAGCAATACGACGCACTGATCATCGACGAAGCCCACGAGCGATCACTGAACATCGATTTTCTGCTGGGCTATTTGCGTCAGCTGTCAGCGCGCAGGCCCGATCTCAAGTTGATCATTACCTCCGCCACGATTGATCCTCAACGATTTGCAGAACACTTCGCGGACGCGCAAGGCCCCGCGCCGATCGTCGAGGTCTCGGGACGGACCTATCCGGTTGAAATGCGTTATCGCCCGGTGCTGGCTGATGAGGAGCGGGGAGAACCCGACGAGGAGCAGCAATTGGTGGCGATCGCCGATGCTGCCGATGAACTGCTGGGGGAGGGACCTGGCGACGTACTCGTGTTCCTGCCCACCGAACGCGATATTCGCTTGGCTGCCAAGCATCTGCGTGGTCATTTCACACGCCTGGGTGGGCAGACCGAAATTCTGCCGCTATACGCGCGACTCAGCCAAGCCGAGCAAAACCGAATTTTTGCAGGGCATGCTGGGCGGCGTATTATTCTGTCTACCAACGTGGCAGAGTCCTCGCTAACGGTTCCCGGCATCCACTATGTGATTGACACGGGACTGGTGCGTATATCGCGCTACGCGCCGCGCAGCAAAGTGCAACGCCTACCGATTGAAGGCGTGTCCCAAGCATCCGCGAATCAGCGTTCCGGTCGCTGTGGCCGCCTCGGACCCGGTATATGCATCCGCCTTTTCTCGGAATCCGACTACCAATCTCGCCCACGTTTCACGACCCCAGAGATTCGCCGTAGCGATTTGGCTAGCGTCCTACTGCAGAGCAAGACTCTGCGACTGGGACCCCTGGAAGAATTTCCGTTGCTTGATCCGCCCAGTACGGAAGCACTCCGCGATGCGAATCGGACGTTGCGGGAATTGAACGCAATCGACGAGCGCAGTGAGTTAACCGCGATCGGAAAGCAGCTGGGGCGACTTCCCTGTGAACCTCGAGTGGGCCGGATGCTGTTGGAAGCCCATCAGCGGGATTGTTTGGCGGAGGTGGTGATCATCGCGGCGGCCATCGAGGGGCAAGACGTGCGGCAACGTCCCGCCGGACAGCGGCCTCAGGCCGATGAGGCGCATGCGGAGTTTGCAGACCCCCATAGTGATTTCTTGAGCTACCTGCGGATTTGGGATTTTTACGAGCACCTACGCTCGGACCTAGGACGCTCGCGTCTGCAACGCGCCCTGAACCAAAAATTCTTGTCATTGCAAGGCTGTCGCGAGTGGTCGGAAATCGTTC
Coding sequences within it:
- a CDS encoding radical SAM protein, with the translated sequence MAKRLAWETDKRLLWKAVYQAGWKGLRSVQKHKKRLKKGEFFPPFLYISIINSCNLRCQGCWVDVSAKQTKIDIAALNRTVNEAKAMGNAFFGILGGEPFLHKELLDFLEGQPDAYFQVFTNGHFITDEVAKRLRKMGNVTPLISVEGSEIVSDERRGRADVLNQTMQGIQNCLNNKVLTGVCTSICRTNIDDLLHQRWVDALIEMGVMYCWFHVYRPMGPEPMPELALNPEQLRRVRQFVVDTRATKPIVVIDAYHDGAGQALCPAATGFTHHVGPAGDIEPCPIIQLATESIYDERPLKETFNNSEFLRDFRELAAEHTRGCVVLERPDLLVELAKKHNARDTTQRKTSIAELEATVPRRSQYVPGGEIPERSWAVRFAKWIAFNDFGTYTQHFKAENWVDPENVATQPPAGKLQLPVVTKDR
- a CDS encoding ABC transporter permease, with the protein product MSVLHTKLLRDFYRTKGLMLAIASIIAIGIMTLVTMQSAFLNLTYAKHSYYQQCRMADFWITVKKVPSVEVPQLARVDGVSEIQSRIQFSATVDLENSPQTINGLVVSLPDRRAPILNDIVIRQGDYFTDELANQVIVNEKFAREHNLYPGQTIHLLLNKRRQALTIVGTAISSEFTYLLGPGSIMPDPKQFGVFYVKQTFAEDVFNFQDAANQIVGRFSPNSGLSPLTILQQLESRLDDFGVAASSPLKEQISNQFVMSEIDGLGSMAKILPAVFLVVASLILNVLMTRLSQQQRTVIGTLKALGYSHSQVFFHFLQLGLFVGVLGGIAGASLGYLASFGMTTAYREIYEFPDLRSGFHWPVMLLGILVSILCSVSGSLLGARSALQLQPAAAMRPAAPRSGGRILLERLTWLWSSLTAAWRITLRSVLRNRIRSSVGVFASAMGGGLLVGGLMMMKAQDFLVEFQYDKIARSDIDLVLAKETSIDVLHEIAAFPAVDLVEPRLDVPCTLYHGPYHDKTSITGLRSQPTLTVPYDRMGNPIRIPDHGIVLGKTMAEKLHATLGDSLTMIPSQGDKRPVDVVVSQISDGYFGVSSYANLEFLSRLIGETRVVNSVQLKVNRDLGETAALHLELKRIPGITSVRDQGKIESTLRDLVLQVQAIFITALIGFAGAIFFGSLLNASMINLAERSQEVATLLAIGYGPFQVGAMFLRESLLINLLGSLLGIPAGYGLTWFTAESMKNDLVRLPVLINWNIVVIELGTALAFGLLAHCIVQWRIARLNILDALKVKE
- a CDS encoding ABC transporter ATP-binding protein; this encodes MTTLPTLLKLQHVHRRFTMGQVSVHVLKGIDLEIRQGECLAIVGPSGSGKSTILNLVGGLDQPSEGTVLYQELNLSTANRKMLTKYRRDEVGFVFQFYNLVPNLTALENVLVTTEISANPMDASEALELVGLTDRSDHFPAQLSGGEQQRVAIARAIAKRPKLLLCDEPTGALDFETGKTVLRLLIDLNEKMGTTLVIITHNAALAAVAHRVVHLRSGEVQDVVVNAHRRPPEEVQW
- a CDS encoding sigma-70 family RNA polymerase sigma factor, with the translated sequence MRHQQLLEAAQTGDAEALGELLEDYRAYLSVLASRYLDSRLRGRLDPADVVQITFLEAQRDLPNFRGQHIEELLGWLRHILRNNVSSAHQRHLYTQKRSAGREVSNNPTDSRPAFTDLAPAETTSPSQRMMRDEAGVYLANCLEQLPETQREALRLRYVEGQSLKQIAEAMDKSEMAVAGLLKRGLAALRQQMLTDSSSGTQP